In one window of Opitutus sp. GAS368 DNA:
- a CDS encoding site-2 protease family protein produces MHASFVLLLLYAGLEGWQDDGGWTGMLISVIMVVVFFICVVLHELGHSLTARRYGIRVPRILLMPIGGMAEFERIPRQPSAEFLITIAGPLVNFAIVLVLLPFVGLPPGFPFHPVYEDSIRGLWQMLLYWNGLMGLFNLLPVFPMDGGRIFRALLASRLPYLQATWWAVMVGRVLAIGLILRNLYLENYMLAVLFTFILVAGNAEYQAALRREQEEAYWREMAREAVTVPPATDEPPLILHGPN; encoded by the coding sequence GTGCACGCGAGCTTCGTGCTGCTGCTGCTCTACGCCGGCCTGGAGGGCTGGCAGGATGACGGCGGCTGGACCGGCATGCTGATCAGCGTCATAATGGTCGTGGTTTTTTTCATCTGCGTGGTGCTGCACGAACTGGGCCATTCGCTGACGGCCCGGCGTTACGGCATCCGGGTGCCGCGCATCCTGCTCATGCCGATCGGCGGCATGGCGGAGTTCGAGCGCATCCCCCGCCAGCCGTCCGCGGAGTTTCTCATCACGATCGCCGGGCCGCTGGTCAATTTTGCGATCGTCCTTGTGCTGTTGCCCTTCGTGGGCTTGCCGCCGGGATTCCCCTTTCATCCGGTCTATGAGGACTCGATCCGCGGATTGTGGCAAATGCTGCTCTATTGGAATGGCCTGATGGGGCTCTTCAACCTGCTGCCGGTGTTCCCCATGGACGGAGGCCGGATCTTCCGCGCCCTGCTGGCCAGCCGGCTCCCCTACCTGCAGGCGACCTGGTGGGCGGTGATGGTCGGGCGCGTGCTGGCCATCGGCTTGATCCTCAGGAATCTTTACCTGGAGAACTACATGCTCGCCGTCCTGTTCACCTTCATCCTGGTTGCCGGCAACGCCGAATACCAGGCCGCCCTGCGTCGCGAGCAGGAGGAAGCCTATTGGCGGGAAATGGCCCGGGAGGCGGTGACGGTGCCGCCCGCGACGGACGAGCCGCCACTCATCCTGCACGGGCCGAACTAA
- a CDS encoding biopolymer transporter ExbD has protein sequence MAKIFRRQRQLHPVAELNVTNMVDLGFTLLIIFMITTPLIQQEQTIPLNLPGESKKPQVPPESEFQTVSIDQSGKLYVGSKPVSFAELSRTLTEFAARSKPPIIRIRADMSLQYQQVVRVMDELTKRGLTRISLDTESK, from the coding sequence ATGGCCAAGATCTTCCGCCGTCAACGCCAGCTGCACCCGGTTGCGGAGCTGAACGTGACCAACATGGTCGACCTCGGCTTCACCCTGCTGATCATCTTCATGATCACGACGCCGCTCATCCAGCAGGAGCAGACCATCCCGCTGAACCTGCCCGGCGAAAGCAAGAAACCCCAGGTTCCGCCCGAGTCGGAATTCCAGACCGTTTCCATCGACCAATCCGGCAAGCTCTACGTCGGCAGCAAGCCCGTGAGCTTCGCCGAGCTGTCCCGGACCCTGACGGAGTTCGCCGCCCGCTCGAAGCCGCCCATCATCCGCATCCGCGCGGACATGTCCCTGCAATACCAGCAGGTCGTCCGCGTCATGGACGAGCTCACCAAGCGCGGCCTGACCCGGATCTCCCTCGACACGGAATCCAAGTGA
- the tmk gene encoding dTMP kinase: MPTKPKSAGQLISFEGSEGSGKSTQITRLAEHLQQAGREVVATREPGGTEIGEQIRSIIVHNSKGDEMCPETELLLFTAARAQVVREVIAPALKRGAVVLSDRYLDSSTVYQGIARNLASGPVSAINRFAVGEVMPHLTIVIDVPTEVSLARIRRRASGLPDRMERENIAFYTKVREGYLLLAKEWPERVIVVDGTLSPDAIDKKIWAEVQKRFG, from the coding sequence ATGCCCACCAAGCCCAAATCCGCCGGCCAGCTCATCTCCTTCGAGGGTTCCGAGGGGAGCGGCAAGTCCACCCAGATCACCCGCCTCGCCGAGCACCTCCAGCAGGCCGGCCGGGAGGTCGTCGCCACCCGCGAGCCGGGCGGCACCGAGATCGGCGAGCAGATCCGGAGCATCATCGTCCACAATTCCAAGGGCGACGAGATGTGCCCCGAGACCGAGCTCCTGCTCTTCACCGCTGCCCGGGCCCAGGTCGTCCGCGAGGTCATCGCCCCCGCCCTGAAGCGCGGCGCCGTGGTCCTGAGCGACCGCTACCTCGACTCCTCGACCGTCTACCAGGGCATCGCCCGCAACCTCGCTTCCGGTCCGGTCAGCGCGATCAATCGCTTCGCCGTCGGCGAGGTCATGCCGCATCTGACCATCGTCATCGATGTGCCGACCGAGGTCAGCCTGGCGCGCATCCGCCGGCGCGCCTCCGGCCTGCCCGACCGCATGGAGCGCGAGAACATCGCCTTCTACACCAAGGTCCGTGAGGGCTACCTTCTGCTCGCCAAAGAATGGCCGGAACGCGTGATCGTCGTCGACGGCACGCTGTCGCCCGACGCCATCGACAAGAAGATCTGGGCCGAGGTCCAGAAACGCTTCGGGTGA
- a CDS encoding beta-ketoacyl-[acyl-carrier-protein] synthase family protein: MKQSRIVITGVGLTAPNGNSLAEFRKNLLNGVSGITTVDVRFMGRHPAGMCTFDPLKYQKKKDVRIGTRAGGISIYCAREALADAGVNLEARDRSRVGIYLGITEHGNVETENEVYNISQFKYDTKFWTHHHNPRTVANNPAGEVSLNLGITGPAYTIGAACAAGNMGLIHAAQMLRLGEIDFALGGGVSESPQTFGIFAGFKSQNALAAHADPTKASRPFDKARNGIVISEGGCIYTLERLEDAQARGARIYGEIAGYHVNSDATDYVLPNPERQAECVRKAIAHAGMTIEDIDLVNTHATSTPQGDIQECQAIAEVFKGRSTPPHINNTKSFIGHAMGAAGALELAGNLPSFDDLVVHPTINIDELDPQCDIPGLVINQPVKAKRMDVILNNSFGMLGINSTLIIKRFAA; encoded by the coding sequence ATGAAGCAAAGCCGCATTGTCATCACCGGCGTCGGGCTCACCGCCCCGAACGGCAACTCGCTGGCCGAGTTCCGGAAAAACCTGCTGAACGGCGTGTCCGGCATCACCACCGTCGACGTCCGCTTCATGGGCCGCCACCCGGCGGGCATGTGCACCTTCGACCCGCTGAAATACCAGAAAAAGAAGGACGTCCGCATCGGCACGCGGGCCGGCGGCATCAGCATCTATTGCGCCCGGGAGGCGCTGGCCGACGCCGGCGTGAACCTCGAGGCCCGCGACCGCAGCCGCGTCGGCATCTACCTCGGCATCACCGAGCACGGCAACGTCGAGACCGAGAACGAGGTCTACAACATCTCGCAGTTCAAATACGACACGAAGTTCTGGACGCACCACCACAACCCGCGGACCGTGGCCAACAACCCGGCGGGCGAGGTGTCGCTCAACCTCGGCATCACCGGCCCGGCCTACACCATCGGCGCCGCCTGCGCCGCCGGCAACATGGGCCTGATCCACGCCGCGCAGATGCTGCGGCTCGGCGAGATCGACTTCGCCCTCGGCGGCGGCGTCAGCGAGAGTCCGCAGACCTTCGGCATCTTCGCCGGTTTCAAGAGCCAGAACGCCCTCGCGGCGCACGCCGACCCGACCAAGGCCAGCCGGCCGTTCGACAAGGCCCGCAACGGCATCGTGATCTCGGAGGGCGGCTGCATCTACACGCTGGAGCGGCTGGAAGACGCCCAGGCCCGCGGCGCCAGGATCTACGGCGAGATCGCCGGCTACCATGTCAATTCTGACGCCACCGACTATGTGCTGCCCAACCCGGAGCGCCAGGCCGAGTGCGTCCGCAAGGCCATCGCCCACGCCGGCATGACCATCGAGGACATCGACCTGGTGAACACGCACGCCACCTCGACCCCCCAGGGCGACATCCAGGAGTGCCAGGCCATCGCCGAGGTTTTCAAGGGCCGGAGCACCCCGCCGCATATCAACAACACCAAGAGTTTCATCGGCCACGCCATGGGGGCCGCCGGGGCGCTCGAACTGGCCGGCAACCTGCCCAGCTTCGACGACCTTGTCGTGCATCCGACCATCAACATCGACGAACTGGATCCCCAGTGTGATATTCCCGGTCTGGTTATCAATCAACCGGTTAAGGCAAAACGCATGGACGTGATCCTGAACAATTCCTTCGGCATGCTCGGGATAAATTCCACATTGATTATCAAGCGATTCGCCGCCTAA
- a CDS encoding phosphopantetheine-binding protein, which translates to MTKDDCKKLVIDIISDIAPDEDLTAIKPEIKLRDQLQLDSMDFLDIVMELRKRHGIEVPEADYSHLASLESCAEYLTPKFATKA; encoded by the coding sequence ATGACGAAAGACGACTGCAAGAAGCTGGTTATCGACATCATCTCCGATATCGCCCCGGACGAGGACCTCACGGCCATCAAGCCGGAGATCAAGCTGCGCGACCAGCTGCAGCTGGATTCGATGGACTTCCTCGACATCGTCATGGAACTCCGCAAGCGCCACGGCATCGAGGTGCCCGAGGCCGACTATTCGCACCTCGCCTCGCTGGAGAGCTGCGCGGAATACCTGACCCCGAAGTTCGCCACCAAGGCCTGA
- a CDS encoding NAD(P)/FAD-dependent oxidoreductase: protein MKDSHYDVAIIGAGMSGLAAGIRLAHFGRKVCIFERHNAPGGLNSFYSLGGRKYDVGLHAMTNYVAPGVKGTPLGKLLRQLRIEREEFALCPQKQSRVSFGPRGETTLKFTNDFAVLDAEVAAKFPVQADGWRRLVGLVKTYDDVSLDAQPLSAREVVGRHITDPLLTDMIFCPVMYYGSAQERDMEFGQFVIMFKALYLEGFARPLEGVRVIIRVLLDKFRSAGGERRMKCGVQRIIEEQGRAARLLLDDGTEITAGHVISSIGYPETMALCRSGLTLDPSGINPDLQNVGQLSFIETISVFNRQPAEWGWGDDTIIFFNDSARFEYAQAKEQVDIRSGVICLPNNFDFAGAQLPEGLFRVTCLANYDRWAHLPEEQYQADKKRWFAAAVTSARRFLPAVSDDVLAKAQLTTDMFTPRTIRKFTGHLNGAIYGAPHKIRNGRTHLQNLYLCGTDQGFLGIVGAMLSGISMANYHVLQAKG from the coding sequence ATGAAGGACTCCCACTACGACGTTGCCATCATCGGCGCCGGCATGTCCGGACTCGCCGCGGGCATACGGCTGGCCCATTTCGGCCGGAAAGTCTGCATCTTCGAGCGCCATAACGCGCCCGGCGGCCTGAACAGCTTCTACAGCCTCGGTGGCCGCAAATATGACGTCGGCCTCCACGCCATGACCAACTACGTGGCGCCCGGCGTGAAGGGCACGCCGCTCGGCAAGCTGCTGCGCCAGCTCCGCATCGAGCGCGAGGAATTCGCGCTCTGCCCGCAGAAGCAATCGAGGGTCTCGTTCGGTCCGCGCGGCGAGACGACGCTGAAGTTCACCAACGACTTCGCGGTGCTCGACGCCGAGGTCGCCGCCAAGTTTCCGGTCCAGGCCGACGGGTGGCGCCGGCTGGTCGGGCTCGTGAAGACCTACGACGATGTTTCGCTCGACGCCCAGCCGCTGTCGGCGCGCGAGGTGGTCGGCCGCCACATCACCGACCCGTTGCTGACCGACATGATCTTCTGCCCGGTGATGTATTACGGCAGCGCCCAGGAGCGGGACATGGAGTTCGGCCAGTTCGTCATCATGTTCAAGGCGCTCTACCTCGAGGGCTTCGCCCGGCCGCTGGAGGGCGTGCGCGTCATCATCCGCGTGCTGCTCGACAAGTTCCGCTCGGCCGGCGGCGAGCGCCGGATGAAATGCGGCGTGCAACGGATCATCGAGGAGCAGGGCCGGGCGGCCCGGCTGCTGCTCGACGACGGCACGGAGATTACCGCCGGCCATGTCATCTCCTCCATCGGCTACCCGGAAACGATGGCCCTATGTAGGTCGGGCTTAACGCTCGACCCGTCGGGGATAAACCCCGACCTACAGAACGTCGGCCAACTCTCGTTCATCGAGACCATCAGCGTGTTCAACCGCCAGCCGGCGGAGTGGGGATGGGGCGACGACACGATCATCTTCTTCAACGACTCCGCCCGCTTCGAGTATGCGCAGGCAAAGGAGCAAGTCGACATCCGCAGCGGCGTCATCTGCCTGCCCAACAATTTCGATTTCGCCGGCGCGCAGCTGCCCGAGGGCCTCTTCCGCGTCACTTGCCTGGCCAATTACGACCGCTGGGCGCACCTGCCGGAGGAGCAGTATCAGGCCGACAAAAAACGCTGGTTCGCCGCGGCCGTGACCAGCGCGCGGCGCTTCCTGCCGGCGGTGAGCGATGACGTACTGGCCAAAGCGCAGCTCACAACCGACATGTTCACGCCCCGCACGATCCGGAAGTTCACCGGCCATCTGAACGGCGCGATTTACGGCGCCCCGCACAAAATCCGCAACGGGCGGACCCACTTGCAGAACCTCTACCTGTGCGGCACCGACCAGGGCTTCCTGGGCATCGTCGGCGCCATGTTGAGCGGGATTTCGATGGCCAATTACCACGTGCTGCAGGCCAAAGGGTAG
- a CDS encoding TonB family protein — MRPNSSSAFLTSLILHGFVAALIFCTTIYMAHSEKVPVIFELVQGPGADPTALAAPAAGNTAMKVNVPKVELPPDKVEPQVQESPSVPETAPPKAETAPPKAVTSSPKVKSDTSIAKQMNQSARMSYKDYLKKHPTPKPSIATTARAANVPKVDVQGILGGAKIGSTASTRGSNGKALTREEADELSTYISFLIQELKRAHEPPSGVSDQLETKVTFDITASGAILNPRITKTSGNREFDDSVLDAFRRMRSIGPTPNHRPDTWTVTFKMKDEA, encoded by the coding sequence ATGCGGCCGAATTCCTCCAGTGCGTTCCTCACGTCGCTGATCCTCCACGGTTTCGTGGCCGCGCTGATCTTCTGCACGACGATCTACATGGCGCACTCGGAGAAAGTGCCCGTGATCTTCGAGCTGGTGCAGGGGCCGGGCGCGGACCCGACCGCGCTGGCCGCCCCCGCCGCGGGCAACACGGCGATGAAGGTGAACGTGCCCAAGGTCGAGCTGCCGCCGGACAAGGTAGAGCCCCAGGTGCAGGAGAGTCCCAGCGTGCCCGAGACCGCGCCACCCAAGGCCGAGACGGCACCGCCCAAAGCGGTGACATCATCACCCAAGGTCAAATCGGACACCAGCATCGCCAAGCAGATGAACCAGAGCGCGAGGATGTCCTACAAGGACTACCTCAAGAAACACCCGACCCCGAAGCCGTCCATCGCCACCACCGCGCGCGCGGCCAACGTGCCAAAGGTGGACGTGCAGGGCATTCTCGGCGGCGCGAAGATCGGCTCGACGGCCAGCACGCGCGGCAGCAATGGCAAGGCGCTGACCCGCGAGGAGGCGGACGAGCTCAGCACCTACATCTCGTTTCTCATCCAGGAACTGAAGCGCGCCCACGAGCCGCCAAGCGGCGTGAGCGACCAGCTGGAAACCAAGGTGACCTTCGACATCACCGCCAGCGGGGCCATCCTCAACCCCCGCATCACCAAGACTTCCGGCAACCGGGAATTCGACGATTCGGTGCTCGATGCCTTCCGCCGCATGCGCTCGATCGGGCCGACACCGAACCACCGGCCGGACACCTGGACGGTCACTTTCAAGATGAAGGACGAGGCATAA
- the galE gene encoding UDP-glucose 4-epimerase GalE, which produces MKVLVAGGAGYIGSHCVRQLTAAGHEPVVLDNLAYGHRSAVPANVRFLEANLGDTVALDRIFAAEKFDLVMHFAAFCYVGESVKAPMKYYINNCSATYALLETMMRHGVMKFVFSSTCATFGVPAKLPLTEDMPQAPINPYGQTKLDVENALKALAHGQGLSFATFRYFNAAGAAEDGSIGEDHDPETHLIPLAIWAAQGKRPALEVFGTDYPTPDGTCLRDYVHVDDLSRAHIAAFDRLAQPGTALFYNLGTGQPTSVLEVIKAVEKVTGLKVPVKYSPRREGDPPALYANSAKAQADLGWKPKFMTIGSIVETAWRWHKAKPGGYGDR; this is translated from the coding sequence ATGAAAGTGCTCGTCGCCGGCGGAGCCGGATACATCGGAAGTCATTGCGTCCGCCAGCTTACCGCCGCGGGCCACGAGCCCGTGGTCCTCGACAACCTCGCCTACGGCCACCGCTCCGCCGTGCCGGCGAACGTCAGGTTCCTCGAGGCGAATCTCGGCGACACCGTCGCGCTCGACCGGATCTTCGCCGCGGAGAAATTCGACCTGGTGATGCACTTCGCGGCCTTCTGCTACGTCGGCGAGTCGGTCAAGGCGCCGATGAAGTATTACATCAACAACTGTTCCGCCACCTACGCGTTGCTCGAGACGATGATGCGGCACGGGGTGATGAAGTTCGTCTTCTCCTCCACCTGCGCGACCTTCGGCGTGCCGGCGAAGCTGCCGTTGACCGAGGACATGCCGCAGGCGCCGATCAATCCCTACGGCCAGACCAAGCTCGACGTGGAGAATGCGCTCAAGGCGCTCGCCCACGGCCAGGGCCTGAGCTTCGCCACCTTCCGCTACTTCAACGCCGCCGGCGCCGCCGAGGACGGCAGCATTGGCGAGGACCATGACCCCGAGACGCACCTTATCCCGCTGGCCATCTGGGCCGCCCAGGGCAAGCGCCCGGCGCTGGAGGTCTTCGGCACCGACTACCCCACCCCCGATGGCACCTGCCTGCGCGATTACGTGCACGTCGACGACCTGAGCCGCGCGCACATCGCGGCCTTCGACCGTCTCGCCCAACCCGGCACCGCGCTTTTCTACAATCTCGGCACGGGCCAGCCGACCTCGGTGCTTGAGGTCATCAAGGCCGTCGAGAAGGTCACCGGCCTCAAGGTGCCCGTGAAATACAGCCCGCGCCGCGAGGGCGATCCGCCGGCGCTCTACGCCAATTCCGCCAAGGCGCAGGCCGACCTCGGCTGGAAGCCCAAGTTCATGACGATCGGCTCCATCGTGGAGACCGCCTGGCGCTGGCATAAGGCCAAGCCGGGCGGCTACGGGGATCGGTAG
- a CDS encoding sigma-54 dependent transcriptional regulator — MSEAAPVPHILVVDDDTEVRYSLNRVLSSRHYKVQEAPSGEEGVAAVKKQPPDVVLLDNRMTGMTGLETLQHIRAANPKQLVILMTAYGTAQTAIEAMKFGAFDYVVKPFDPPKLLALVESALRTQADIRSAGGVVPVINSEDHKEGIVGTSDPMQQVFKIIGQVAASDVTVMITGESGTGKELIARSIHRHSHRGGRPFVAVNCSAIPENLIESELFGHERGAFTGATAQRLGKFEVCDGGTIFLDEIGDMTPATQTKILRVLQEGEIQRVGSSETLKVNVRVIAATNKDLEALVKDKEFREDLYYRLNVVRLRLPPLRERVEDVPQIVDYFIQSMAKAKKTKARKVSPEALAILCRHNWPGNVRELENMIYRSAVIAQSDTILPKDLPDEVRGAAAGEPPGLEALFDQLYRQLKVTHPADMLAAVKTALETRDAAGSKPPMEIPAAPAAPAAKAKKPAAKKK, encoded by the coding sequence ATGTCCGAGGCCGCCCCAGTTCCGCATATCCTTGTCGTCGACGACGACACGGAGGTGCGCTATTCGCTCAACCGGGTGCTTTCGTCGCGGCATTACAAGGTGCAGGAAGCGCCGAGCGGGGAGGAGGGCGTGGCGGCCGTGAAGAAGCAGCCACCCGACGTCGTCCTGCTCGACAACCGCATGACCGGCATGACCGGTCTGGAAACACTTCAGCACATCCGCGCAGCCAACCCGAAGCAGCTGGTCATCCTGATGACGGCCTACGGCACGGCGCAGACCGCCATCGAGGCGATGAAATTCGGGGCCTTCGACTACGTGGTGAAACCCTTCGATCCCCCGAAGCTGCTCGCGCTCGTCGAGAGCGCGCTGCGCACCCAGGCCGACATCCGCTCCGCGGGCGGCGTGGTGCCGGTCATCAATTCCGAGGACCACAAGGAGGGCATCGTCGGCACCTCGGACCCGATGCAGCAGGTCTTCAAGATCATCGGCCAGGTTGCGGCCAGCGACGTGACCGTGATGATCACGGGCGAGAGCGGCACCGGCAAGGAGCTCATCGCCCGCAGCATCCACCGGCACAGCCATCGCGGCGGCCGGCCCTTCGTCGCGGTCAACTGCTCGGCCATTCCCGAGAACCTGATCGAGAGCGAGCTGTTCGGCCACGAGCGCGGCGCCTTCACCGGTGCGACGGCGCAGCGGCTCGGCAAGTTCGAGGTCTGCGACGGCGGCACCATCTTCCTCGACGAGATCGGCGACATGACGCCGGCCACCCAGACGAAGATCCTCCGCGTGCTGCAGGAGGGCGAGATCCAGCGCGTCGGCAGCTCGGAGACGCTCAAGGTCAACGTGCGCGTCATCGCGGCGACCAACAAGGACCTCGAGGCGCTGGTGAAGGACAAGGAATTCCGCGAGGACCTGTATTACCGGCTCAACGTCGTGCGGCTGCGCCTGCCGCCGCTGCGCGAACGGGTGGAGGACGTGCCGCAGATCGTGGACTATTTCATCCAGAGCATGGCCAAGGCGAAAAAGACGAAGGCCCGCAAGGTCTCGCCCGAGGCGCTGGCCATCCTGTGCCGCCACAACTGGCCCGGCAATGTGCGCGAGCTGGAGAACATGATCTACCGCAGCGCCGTGATTGCGCAGAGCGACACGATCCTGCCGAAGGACCTGCCGGACGAGGTGCGCGGGGCCGCCGCCGGCGAGCCGCCGGGGCTCGAGGCGCTGTTCGACCAGCTTTACCGCCAGCTCAAGGTGACGCATCCCGCCGACATGCTGGCGGCGGTGAAAACCGCGCTGGAGACACGCGATGCCGCCGGCAGCAAGCCGCCGATGGAAATTCCCGCGGCGCCGGCCGCGCCCGCCGCCAAGGCGAAGAAGCCGGCGGCGAAGAAGAAGTAG
- a CDS encoding MotA/TolQ/ExbB proton channel family protein has protein sequence MPSLLFPPLLASLNIWQVFLITDHVGQVVIGLLAIFSIFAWALMMGKYSELKKLRQLNFAFERKLAEERHILDLPENLKNRRDIPYADLLADALEAYWRAAAIGKEKGDDTPRSRLEHAENAIQRALARQSLRYEASMIILASLVSGAPFMGLFGTVWGIMEAFGAIAEQGSATLATLAPGVSAALLTTISGLVVAIPSVFGYNILLGNVKTMITELENYASTLADRIELEAK, from the coding sequence ATGCCCAGCCTTCTTTTTCCGCCGCTCCTCGCCTCGCTCAACATCTGGCAGGTCTTCCTCATCACCGACCACGTCGGTCAGGTCGTCATCGGCCTGCTGGCGATCTTCAGCATCTTCGCCTGGGCGCTGATGATGGGCAAATATTCCGAGCTGAAGAAGCTCCGGCAGCTGAACTTCGCCTTCGAGCGGAAGCTCGCGGAGGAGCGCCACATCCTCGACCTGCCCGAGAACCTCAAGAACCGCCGCGACATCCCGTATGCCGACCTGCTGGCCGACGCGCTCGAGGCCTACTGGCGAGCCGCCGCCATCGGCAAGGAGAAGGGCGACGACACGCCGCGCAGCCGCCTGGAGCACGCGGAGAACGCCATCCAGCGCGCGCTGGCCCGCCAGTCGCTGCGCTACGAGGCCAGCATGATCATCCTCGCCTCGCTCGTCTCGGGCGCACCGTTCATGGGCCTGTTCGGCACCGTGTGGGGCATCATGGAGGCGTTCGGCGCGATCGCCGAGCAGGGCTCGGCCACGCTCGCCACGCTCGCCCCCGGCGTGTCCGCCGCGCTGCTCACCACCATCTCCGGCCTCGTGGTCGCGATCCCGTCGGTCTTCGGCTACAACATCCTGCTCGGAAACGTGAAGACCATGATCACCGAGCTCGAGAACTACGCGAGCACGCTCGCCGACCGCATCGAGCTCGAGGCCAAGTAA
- a CDS encoding DNA polymerase III subunit delta', whose product MSATITPWPAALAGTPAVAVIERAIERSRLAHSLLLHGENLATLATVAHAIADRLLNDPRHQAQHFPPKQHPDFFALRPAGKMRQISAEVTRDLIGSIQVSPQVSHRKVAVVYEADRMNTAAANIFLKTLEEPSASTTILLLTTRPYSLLPTIRSRCLHFRFTDAGSETLAGADEPTRAQWKSALADYAGWLQLLTAGVVEKRAVADQLMGVYGLITRFNAVLAAATDQAWKQQKEKLPDDIDDDEQAAIETGIANGIRLKLFAELEHATRDFAQKRLLEGDESARRSLVAAVGQLEHDIGLLRLNLNEAAALENFLLSSLRLWAKR is encoded by the coding sequence ATGTCTGCCACGATCACGCCCTGGCCCGCCGCCCTTGCCGGCACCCCCGCCGTCGCGGTCATCGAGCGGGCCATCGAGCGCTCGCGACTCGCCCACAGCCTGCTGCTGCACGGCGAAAACCTCGCCACGCTCGCGACCGTCGCCCACGCCATCGCCGACCGCCTGCTCAACGACCCGCGGCACCAGGCCCAGCATTTCCCGCCGAAGCAGCACCCGGACTTCTTCGCGCTCCGCCCGGCCGGCAAGATGCGCCAGATCTCGGCCGAGGTCACCCGCGACCTCATCGGCTCGATCCAGGTGTCGCCGCAGGTCTCGCACCGCAAGGTCGCCGTCGTCTATGAGGCCGACCGGATGAACACCGCCGCGGCCAACATCTTCCTCAAGACCCTCGAGGAGCCGTCCGCCAGCACGACGATCCTGCTGCTCACGACCCGCCCCTACTCGCTGCTGCCGACCATCCGCAGCCGCTGCCTGCACTTCCGCTTCACCGACGCCGGCAGCGAGACCCTCGCCGGCGCCGACGAGCCGACCCGCGCGCAGTGGAAGTCCGCGCTGGCCGACTACGCCGGCTGGCTGCAACTGCTGACCGCCGGGGTCGTCGAAAAGCGCGCCGTGGCCGATCAGCTGATGGGCGTCTACGGTCTCATCACCCGCTTCAACGCCGTCCTCGCCGCCGCCACCGACCAGGCCTGGAAGCAGCAGAAGGAGAAACTGCCGGATGACATTGACGACGACGAACAGGCCGCCATCGAGACCGGCATCGCCAACGGCATCCGCCTGAAGCTTTTCGCCGAGCTCGAGCACGCCACCCGCGATTTCGCCCAGAAGCGCCTGCTCGAAGGCGACGAGTCCGCCCGTCGCTCGCTCGTGGCCGCGGTCGGCCAGCTGGAGCATGATATCGGCCTGCTCCGTCTGAACCTCAACGAGGCCGCCGCGCTGGAGAACTTCCTGCTCTCGTCGCTGCGACTGTGGGCGAAGCGCTGA